One window of the Gambusia affinis linkage group LG01, SWU_Gaff_1.0, whole genome shotgun sequence genome contains the following:
- the znf362b gene encoding zinc finger protein 362b isoform X1, which yields MAEPRFNNPYFWPPPPSMPGQLDNLVLINKIKEQLMAEKIRPLHLPPTSTPSQQPLLVPTSSPDGGAPHGMPVPKPQSQQVPGHHSQPQGSGQLDITLHARPASGSGPDGNLDDKSSVKAKGLWEDWHMRQLTEQSGRVNHRSGLAPSSRPDNHSTSEALTPTTPTSSSQNRMGGAPSVNIISGLASGPGMDHMKGGLAGLLGPPPKAPRGRKKIKAENTSGPLLVVPYPILADQGCVTVAPKEGKTYRCKVCPLTFLTKSEMQIHSKSHTEAKPHKCPHCSKTFANASYLSQHLRIHLGIKPYHCSYCENSFRQLSHLQQHTRIHTGDRPYKCAHPGCEKAFTQLSNLQSHQRQHNKDKPYKCPNCYRAYSDSASLQIHLSAHAIKNAKAYCCSMCGRAYTSETYLMKHMSKHTVVEHLVSHQSPQRTESPSIPIRISLI from the exons ATGGCAGAGCCTCGATTTAACAACCCCTATTTTTGGCCACCGCCTCCCTCCATGCCAGGCCAG CTGGATAACCTGGTCCTCATTAACAAGATCAAGGAGCAGCTGATGGCGGAGAAGATTAGACCTCTGCACCTGCCGCCTACCTCCACCCCGTCCCAGCAGCCGCTGCTGGTGCCCACCTCGTCGCCGGACGGCGGCGCGCCGCACGGCATGCCGGTCCCAAAACCTCAGTCGCAGCAGGTGCCGGGCCACCACTCGCAGCCGCAGGGCTCTGGGCAGCTAGACATCACTCTGCACGCTCGACCCGCCTCCGGCTCTGGACCAG ATGGAAATCTGGATGACAAGTCATCGGTAAAAGCCAAAGGATTATGGGAGGACTGGCACATGAGGCAGCTCACCGAGCAGTCGGGCCGGGTCAACCATCGTTCAG GCCTGGCCCCCTCATCTCGACCCGACAACCACAGCACCTCGGAGGCCCTGACCCCCACCACTCCGACCTCGAGCAGCCAGAACCGAATGGGCGGGGCGCCTTCTGTGAACATCATCTCCGGACTGGCGAGCGGTCCCGGCATGGACCACATGAAGGGCGGACTGGCCGGACTCCTGGGCCCCCCACCCAAGGCACCTCGGGGGAGAAAGAAGATAAAAGCGGAAAACACATCTGGGCCTCTTCTGGTGGTGCCCTACCCCATCCTGGCGGACCAAGGCTGCGTCACTGTGGCACCTAAAGAGGGCAAAACCTACAG ATGCAAAGTCTGTCCACTCACCTTCTTAACCAAGTCAGAGATGCAGATTCATTCCAAGTCCCACACAGAGGCCAAGCCACACAAGTGTCCCCACTGCTCCAAGACATTCGCCAACGCCTCCTACCTTTCCCAGCACCTGCGCATCCACCTCGGGATCAAGCCCTACCACTGCTCCTACTGCGAGAACTCGTTCCGCCAGCTGTCGCACCTGCAGCAGCACACCAG AATCCATACTGGCGATCGGCCTTACAAATGTGCTCATCCTGGATGTGAAAAAGCTTTTACTCAGCTGTCTAACCTTCAG TCTCACCAGAGGCAGCACAATAAAGACAAGCCGTACAAATGTCCCAACTGCTACCGTGCCTACTCAGACTCCGCATCGTTGCAGATCCACTTGTCGGCGCACGCCATCAAAAACGCTAAGGCCTACTGCTGCAGCATGTGCGGCCGGGCATACACCTCA gagaCCTACCTTATGAAGCACATGTCCAAACACACAGTCGTGGAGCACCTAGTGAGCCACCAATCGCCGCAGAGGACCGAGTCCCCGAGCATCCCCATCCGGATCTCCCTCATCTGA
- the si:ch211-112c15.8 gene encoding tumor necrosis factor receptor superfamily member 1A isoform X2: protein MLLMRKINPEISHSTLFQVVSLILAFMSTRVSLLEATGQDSNCTAGHYKHDKDRSCKPCPEGTYTDRSNSLTFCIRCSSCGRGGVKKPCTSRSDEVCNCPPGHYSKDGDCKKCSENSSINDINEDYCDMCQPCQSQPCVKHPGCKTSPIIRPPPLQAALTTASTAGPASPSGRPTRSTTLKTSSPTMEKVPNHYTLFWLSFVGVVTSLLLFWFLLLFCRNLLRKEAVLPCWDKQKNLQRLPQELKLDEQRSHHCSSPTTQTFAVFEETPMMSLCQEPPAHISGHVRHSLHTDARRYEHCDRWPAIVLYAIIKEVPLRRWKEFLRLLSVPDQQMERVEMEAGLGSMEKQYQMLRLWSQRSSASLNEVYSSLHLMELSGCVQQLQENLERLQWRCEAKQALTA from the exons ATGTTGCTCATGAGAAAAATCAACCCTGAAATCTCACATTCAACTTTGTTTCAGGTTGTTTCACTGATACTTGCCTTCATGTCCACCAGAGTGAGTCTCCTTGAGGCGACAGGGCAAGACTCAAACTGCACGGCTG GGCATTATAAACACGATAAAGATCGTTCCTGTAAGCCATGCCCGGAGGGCACATATACAGACAGAAGCAATTCTCTGACGTTCTGTATTCGGTGCAGTAGTTGTGGTA gGGGGGGAGTTAAAAAACCATGCACAAGTAGAAGCGATGAGGTGTGCAACTGCCCTCCAGGACACTACTCAAAGGATGGCGACTGCAAGAAATGCTCCGAAAACA GTTCCATCAACGACATCAATGAAGATTATTGTGACATGTGCCAGCCCTGCCAAAG cCAGCCCTGTGTGAAGCACCCAGGATGCAAGACAAGTCCCATCATTCGTCCACCTCCATTGCAAGCGG CTTTGACTACTGCTTCGACTGCTGGCCCGGCTTCACCGTCAGGAAGACCGACTCGTTCCACCACACTGAAAACATCAAGTCCAACTATGGAGAAAGTGCCAAATCATT ATACACTCTTCTGGCTTTCTTTTGTGGGGGTTGTCACATCTCTGTTGCTCTTTTGgttcctgctgctcttctgcaGGAACCTGCTCAGAAAGGAAGCTGTTCTTCCCTGCtgggacaaacaaaaaaacctgcaaagACTTCCTCAGGAACTAAAGTTGGACG AACAACGCAGTCATCACTGTAGCAGCCCAACCACACAG acatttgcagtttttgaGGAAACTCCCATGATGTCGCTCTGTCAGGAACCACCTGCTCACATCAGCGGCCACGTGCGGCACAGTCTTCACACGG ATGCAAGACGATATGAGCACTGTGACCGCTGGCCGGCCATCGTGCTCTACGCGATCATCAAGGAAGTGCCTCTTCGCAGATGGAAGGAGTTCCTCCGACTGCTGTCCGTGCCCGACCAGCAGATGGAGCGCGTGGAGATGGAGGCCGGTCTCGGGTCCATGGAGAAGCAGTACCAGATGCTGAGACTGTGGAGCCAGCGCTCCTCGGCGAGCCTGAATGAAGTCTACTCCTCTCTGCACCTCATGGAGTTGTCGGGCTGcgtccagcagctgcaggagaacCTGGAGAGGCTGCAGTGGAGGTGCGAAGCGAAGCAGGCGCTCACAGCCTGA
- the si:ch211-112c15.8 gene encoding tumor necrosis factor receptor superfamily member 1A isoform X1, which produces MLLMRKINPEISHSTLFQVVSLILAFMSTRVSLLEATGQDSNCTAGHYKHDKDRSCKPCPEGTYTDRSNSLTFCIRCSSCGRGGVKKPCTSRSDEVCNCPPGHYSKDGDCKKCSENSSINDINEDYCDMCQPCQSQPCVKHPGCKTSPIIRPPPLQAALTTASTAGPASPSGRPTRSTTLKTSSPTMEKVPNHSDTLFWLSFVGVVTSLLLFWFLLLFCRNLLRKEAVLPCWDKQKNLQRLPQELKLDEQRSHHCSSPTTQTFAVFEETPMMSLCQEPPAHISGHVRHSLHTDARRYEHCDRWPAIVLYAIIKEVPLRRWKEFLRLLSVPDQQMERVEMEAGLGSMEKQYQMLRLWSQRSSASLNEVYSSLHLMELSGCVQQLQENLERLQWRCEAKQALTA; this is translated from the exons ATGTTGCTCATGAGAAAAATCAACCCTGAAATCTCACATTCAACTTTGTTTCAGGTTGTTTCACTGATACTTGCCTTCATGTCCACCAGAGTGAGTCTCCTTGAGGCGACAGGGCAAGACTCAAACTGCACGGCTG GGCATTATAAACACGATAAAGATCGTTCCTGTAAGCCATGCCCGGAGGGCACATATACAGACAGAAGCAATTCTCTGACGTTCTGTATTCGGTGCAGTAGTTGTGGTA gGGGGGGAGTTAAAAAACCATGCACAAGTAGAAGCGATGAGGTGTGCAACTGCCCTCCAGGACACTACTCAAAGGATGGCGACTGCAAGAAATGCTCCGAAAACA GTTCCATCAACGACATCAATGAAGATTATTGTGACATGTGCCAGCCCTGCCAAAG cCAGCCCTGTGTGAAGCACCCAGGATGCAAGACAAGTCCCATCATTCGTCCACCTCCATTGCAAGCGG CTTTGACTACTGCTTCGACTGCTGGCCCGGCTTCACCGTCAGGAAGACCGACTCGTTCCACCACACTGAAAACATCAAGTCCAACTATGGAGAAAGTGCCAAATCATT CAGATACACTCTTCTGGCTTTCTTTTGTGGGGGTTGTCACATCTCTGTTGCTCTTTTGgttcctgctgctcttctgcaGGAACCTGCTCAGAAAGGAAGCTGTTCTTCCCTGCtgggacaaacaaaaaaacctgcaaagACTTCCTCAGGAACTAAAGTTGGACG AACAACGCAGTCATCACTGTAGCAGCCCAACCACACAG acatttgcagtttttgaGGAAACTCCCATGATGTCGCTCTGTCAGGAACCACCTGCTCACATCAGCGGCCACGTGCGGCACAGTCTTCACACGG ATGCAAGACGATATGAGCACTGTGACCGCTGGCCGGCCATCGTGCTCTACGCGATCATCAAGGAAGTGCCTCTTCGCAGATGGAAGGAGTTCCTCCGACTGCTGTCCGTGCCCGACCAGCAGATGGAGCGCGTGGAGATGGAGGCCGGTCTCGGGTCCATGGAGAAGCAGTACCAGATGCTGAGACTGTGGAGCCAGCGCTCCTCGGCGAGCCTGAATGAAGTCTACTCCTCTCTGCACCTCATGGAGTTGTCGGGCTGcgtccagcagctgcaggagaacCTGGAGAGGCTGCAGTGGAGGTGCGAAGCGAAGCAGGCGCTCACAGCCTGA
- the si:ch211-112c15.8 gene encoding tumor necrosis factor receptor superfamily member 1A isoform X3, which translates to MDIVWVVSLILAFMSTRVSLLEATGQDSNCTAGHYKHDKDRSCKPCPEGTYTDRSNSLTFCIRCSSCGRGGVKKPCTSRSDEVCNCPPGHYSKDGDCKKCSENSSINDINEDYCDMCQPCQSQPCVKHPGCKTSPIIRPPPLQAALTTASTAGPASPSGRPTRSTTLKTSSPTMEKVPNHSDTLFWLSFVGVVTSLLLFWFLLLFCRNLLRKEAVLPCWDKQKNLQRLPQELKLDEQRSHHCSSPTTQTFAVFEETPMMSLCQEPPAHISGHVRHSLHTDARRYEHCDRWPAIVLYAIIKEVPLRRWKEFLRLLSVPDQQMERVEMEAGLGSMEKQYQMLRLWSQRSSASLNEVYSSLHLMELSGCVQQLQENLERLQWRCEAKQALTA; encoded by the exons ATGGACATTGTGTGG GTTGTTTCACTGATACTTGCCTTCATGTCCACCAGAGTGAGTCTCCTTGAGGCGACAGGGCAAGACTCAAACTGCACGGCTG GGCATTATAAACACGATAAAGATCGTTCCTGTAAGCCATGCCCGGAGGGCACATATACAGACAGAAGCAATTCTCTGACGTTCTGTATTCGGTGCAGTAGTTGTGGTA gGGGGGGAGTTAAAAAACCATGCACAAGTAGAAGCGATGAGGTGTGCAACTGCCCTCCAGGACACTACTCAAAGGATGGCGACTGCAAGAAATGCTCCGAAAACA GTTCCATCAACGACATCAATGAAGATTATTGTGACATGTGCCAGCCCTGCCAAAG cCAGCCCTGTGTGAAGCACCCAGGATGCAAGACAAGTCCCATCATTCGTCCACCTCCATTGCAAGCGG CTTTGACTACTGCTTCGACTGCTGGCCCGGCTTCACCGTCAGGAAGACCGACTCGTTCCACCACACTGAAAACATCAAGTCCAACTATGGAGAAAGTGCCAAATCATT CAGATACACTCTTCTGGCTTTCTTTTGTGGGGGTTGTCACATCTCTGTTGCTCTTTTGgttcctgctgctcttctgcaGGAACCTGCTCAGAAAGGAAGCTGTTCTTCCCTGCtgggacaaacaaaaaaacctgcaaagACTTCCTCAGGAACTAAAGTTGGACG AACAACGCAGTCATCACTGTAGCAGCCCAACCACACAG acatttgcagtttttgaGGAAACTCCCATGATGTCGCTCTGTCAGGAACCACCTGCTCACATCAGCGGCCACGTGCGGCACAGTCTTCACACGG ATGCAAGACGATATGAGCACTGTGACCGCTGGCCGGCCATCGTGCTCTACGCGATCATCAAGGAAGTGCCTCTTCGCAGATGGAAGGAGTTCCTCCGACTGCTGTCCGTGCCCGACCAGCAGATGGAGCGCGTGGAGATGGAGGCCGGTCTCGGGTCCATGGAGAAGCAGTACCAGATGCTGAGACTGTGGAGCCAGCGCTCCTCGGCGAGCCTGAATGAAGTCTACTCCTCTCTGCACCTCATGGAGTTGTCGGGCTGcgtccagcagctgcaggagaacCTGGAGAGGCTGCAGTGGAGGTGCGAAGCGAAGCAGGCGCTCACAGCCTGA
- the znf362b gene encoding zinc finger protein 362b isoform X2 codes for MAEPRFNNPYFWPPPPSMPGQIKEQLMAEKIRPLHLPPTSTPSQQPLLVPTSSPDGGAPHGMPVPKPQSQQVPGHHSQPQGSGQLDITLHARPASGSGPDGNLDDKSSVKAKGLWEDWHMRQLTEQSGRVNHRSGLAPSSRPDNHSTSEALTPTTPTSSSQNRMGGAPSVNIISGLASGPGMDHMKGGLAGLLGPPPKAPRGRKKIKAENTSGPLLVVPYPILADQGCVTVAPKEGKTYRCKVCPLTFLTKSEMQIHSKSHTEAKPHKCPHCSKTFANASYLSQHLRIHLGIKPYHCSYCENSFRQLSHLQQHTRIHTGDRPYKCAHPGCEKAFTQLSNLQSHQRQHNKDKPYKCPNCYRAYSDSASLQIHLSAHAIKNAKAYCCSMCGRAYTSETYLMKHMSKHTVVEHLVSHQSPQRTESPSIPIRISLI; via the exons ATGGCAGAGCCTCGATTTAACAACCCCTATTTTTGGCCACCGCCTCCCTCCATGCCAGGCCAG ATCAAGGAGCAGCTGATGGCGGAGAAGATTAGACCTCTGCACCTGCCGCCTACCTCCACCCCGTCCCAGCAGCCGCTGCTGGTGCCCACCTCGTCGCCGGACGGCGGCGCGCCGCACGGCATGCCGGTCCCAAAACCTCAGTCGCAGCAGGTGCCGGGCCACCACTCGCAGCCGCAGGGCTCTGGGCAGCTAGACATCACTCTGCACGCTCGACCCGCCTCCGGCTCTGGACCAG ATGGAAATCTGGATGACAAGTCATCGGTAAAAGCCAAAGGATTATGGGAGGACTGGCACATGAGGCAGCTCACCGAGCAGTCGGGCCGGGTCAACCATCGTTCAG GCCTGGCCCCCTCATCTCGACCCGACAACCACAGCACCTCGGAGGCCCTGACCCCCACCACTCCGACCTCGAGCAGCCAGAACCGAATGGGCGGGGCGCCTTCTGTGAACATCATCTCCGGACTGGCGAGCGGTCCCGGCATGGACCACATGAAGGGCGGACTGGCCGGACTCCTGGGCCCCCCACCCAAGGCACCTCGGGGGAGAAAGAAGATAAAAGCGGAAAACACATCTGGGCCTCTTCTGGTGGTGCCCTACCCCATCCTGGCGGACCAAGGCTGCGTCACTGTGGCACCTAAAGAGGGCAAAACCTACAG ATGCAAAGTCTGTCCACTCACCTTCTTAACCAAGTCAGAGATGCAGATTCATTCCAAGTCCCACACAGAGGCCAAGCCACACAAGTGTCCCCACTGCTCCAAGACATTCGCCAACGCCTCCTACCTTTCCCAGCACCTGCGCATCCACCTCGGGATCAAGCCCTACCACTGCTCCTACTGCGAGAACTCGTTCCGCCAGCTGTCGCACCTGCAGCAGCACACCAG AATCCATACTGGCGATCGGCCTTACAAATGTGCTCATCCTGGATGTGAAAAAGCTTTTACTCAGCTGTCTAACCTTCAG TCTCACCAGAGGCAGCACAATAAAGACAAGCCGTACAAATGTCCCAACTGCTACCGTGCCTACTCAGACTCCGCATCGTTGCAGATCCACTTGTCGGCGCACGCCATCAAAAACGCTAAGGCCTACTGCTGCAGCATGTGCGGCCGGGCATACACCTCA gagaCCTACCTTATGAAGCACATGTCCAAACACACAGTCGTGGAGCACCTAGTGAGCCACCAATCGCCGCAGAGGACCGAGTCCCCGAGCATCCCCATCCGGATCTCCCTCATCTGA